In Prunus dulcis chromosome 1, ALMONDv2, whole genome shotgun sequence, the following are encoded in one genomic region:
- the LOC117635296 gene encoding photosynthetic NDH subunit of lumenal location 3, chloroplastic-like isoform X1, which translates to MTHPCFEEDRPGHGKMVDVQLKGSACRIKKCALELLSIGSDLVNEGQSSWELLGRDLRLKSTFLYCDLNQMISCAPREQKRALTELANKLFCSIEELDHAMKIRSVPLTQDRYNQAAVVLQEVMALAP; encoded by the exons ATGACACATCCTTGTTTTGAAGAAGACCGTCCAG GGCATGGTAAAATGGTGGATGTTCAGTTGAAGGGAAGTGCTTGTAGGATTAAGAAGTGTGCCTTGGAGTTGCTGTCGATTGGGAGCGATCTGGTGAACGAGGGTCAGTCGTCGTGGGAGTTGTTGGGAAGGGATCTGCGCCTGAAATCCACATTCTTGTATTGTGATCTTAATCAGATGATCTCTTGTGCACCAAGGGAACAGAAGAGGGCCCTCACAGAACTTGCCAACAAATTGTTTTGCTCCATTGAAGAG TTGGATCATGCAATGAAAATTCGTAGCGTTCCTTTGACCCAAGATCGATACAATCAGG
- the LOC117616137 gene encoding ATP-dependent Clp protease adapter protein CLPS1, chloroplastic-like, producing MNMALTGGATTTSSFSLTKIVGFPPPPSPSRSCSRILGVKEGQERWRGGNGMAVKARFGSSKGGAGVLERPKFDQSQFDPATQLEQGGDIGRLKDKRGIGSGDSYRVLLVDDVRHTEKLVAKVVPQVVPSVTPDDARGLFLKSRENGIAVVIVTVKEHAEFYSQMMIRGGLRSTIEPDSNSL from the exons ATGAACATGGCTCTTACAGGAGGAGCAACTACTACGTCGTCGTTTTCCCTGACCAAGATTGTTGGTTTCCCTCCTCCTCCGTCCCCAAGTCGTAGTTGTTCTAGGATTCTGGGTGTCAAGGAAGGCCAAGAAAGATGGAGAGGTGGCAATGGCATGGCTGTGAAGGCCAGGTTTGGGTCTTCCAAGGGTGGTGCTGGGGTCTTGGAGCGCCCAAagtttgaccaatcccaattTGACCCTGCTACCCAGCTTGAACAAG GAGGAGATATTGGACGACTCAAGGACAAGAGAGGTATTGGGAGTGGGGATAGTTACAGAGTTTTGCTGGTTGATGATGTTCGCCACACTGAGAAATTAG TTGCAAAGGTCGTGCCCCAAGTTGTTCCATCTGTTACCCCTGATGATGCAAGAGGACTATTTCTTAAATCAAGGGAAAACGGGATTGCTGTCGTTATCGTTACAGTAAAG GAACATGCTGAATTTTACTCCCAAATGATGATTCGTGGCGGGTTACGATCAACAATAGAACCGGATTCAAATAGTTTGTGA
- the LOC117616136 gene encoding uncharacterized protein LOC117616136 codes for MVGVAPESDDGSRRRLPQWMVGISSAGQARKPSNGKEEGPASYETETLGENSHVLVKCETKRRKRKSTKQDADYEANVPENKCSGLGRRKVQESGAPERQKAKETLGENSRVLVKCETKRRKRNSNEQDAECDGTFPEKNCNGHGRRKVQESDAPKKEKAKGSSCGSDEELEVRTWTDDDVELTVEDLVIIAEEYIRADGNINQEEEASNQECESDSRFPEIVSSGNELEDSADAQICNRRSLIADTTTFKPNRSLASKGIGLNSGGTGDPAQDMLDLFLGPLMKKTVEKESESRFLTEDVTFAHEIIRESDSNVVIEGIAPIMKKKSSLKDKVAMFLD; via the exons atggtggGAGTTGCTCCAGAATCAGATGATGGAAGTAGGAGACGTTTACCACAGTGGATGGTGGGCATATCTTCTGCTGGCCAGGCAAGGAAGCCTAGTAATGGTAAAGAGGAAGGACCTGCCTCTTATGAAACTGAAACATTGGGAGAAAACTCACATGTTCTTGTAAAATGTGagacaaagagaagaaaaagaaaatcaactaAACAAGATGCAGACTATGAAGCTAATGTTCCAGAAAACAAGTGTAGTGGACTTGGGAGAAGAAAAGTGCAGGAGTCTGGTGCTCCAGAGAGACAAAAAGCAAAGGAAACACTGGGGGAGAACTCACGTGTTCTTGTAAAATGTgagacaaaaagaagaaaaagaaactcaaatgAACAGGATGCAGAATGTGATGGAACTTTTCCTGAGAAGAATTGTAATGGACATGGGAGAAGAAAAGTTCAGGAATCTGATGCTCCGAAGAAGGAAAAAGCAAAGGGTTCCAGCTGTGGAAGTGATGAAGAACTAGAAGTCCGGACTTGGactgatgatgatgttgaacTGACAGTGGAGGATTTAGTGATCATTGCTGAAGAG TATATTAGAGCTGATGGGAATATaaatcaagaagaagaagcatcaAACCAAGAATGTGAATCAGACAGCAGATTTCCAGAAATAGTCTCTTCCGGTAATGAGTTAGAAGATTCTGCTGATGCCCAAATTTGTAATCGAAGATCACTCATCGCAGATACAACTACTTTTAAGCCGAACAGGAGTTTGGCAAGTAAAGGAATTGGCTTAAATTCAGGTGGAACAGGGGATCCTGCTCAGGACATGCTGGATCTGTTTTTAGGCCCCTTGATGAAGAAAACCGTCGAGAAGGAGAGTGAGAGTCGATTTTTGACAGAGGATGTGACATTTGCCCATGAAATCATTAGAGAAAGTGATAGTAATGTTGTTATAGAAGGAATTGCCCCcataatgaagaagaagagcagtCTCAAAGACAAGGTGGCGATGTTTCTTGACTGA
- the LOC117614008 gene encoding gibberellin 2-beta-dioxygenase 6-like, which yields MIESNPPLLHHYGTLVRNPSNLVQVDQQRHIGGLVPAEECQLPLIDLHGLKSPDTRESLECARAICRASSEWGFFQVLNHGISPELLQSMRREQLKLFAAPFERKATCGLLNNSYRWGTPTATRPTQYSWSEAFHIPVTKISEEASYGEDFGSLRGVMEEFAAAMSNLANLLAGILANNLGHQKESLEDICDSSTCFLRLNRYPACPISPEMFGLVPHTDSDFLTILCQDQVGGLQLMKDSKWVAVKPNPDALIVNIGDLFQAWSNDVYKSVEHKVMANEKMERYSIAYFMCPSYDSLIGSCSSTSPESSSVYRKFTFREYRNQIQQDVQKLGHKVGLSRFLLQ from the exons ATGATAGAATCAAACCCACCTCTCCTACACCATTATGGAACACTTGTGCGCAATCCATCCAATCTTGTTCAAGTTGATCAGCAACGCCACATTGGAGGGCTGGTCCCAGCTGAAGAATGCCAGCTTCCATTGATAGACCTTCATGGTTTGAAAAGCCCTGACACAAGGGAGAGCCTAGAATGCGCTCGAGCCATCTGCCGAGCGTCGTCGGAGTGGGGGTTCTTCCAAGTGCTGAACCACGGCATCAGCCCTGAGCTGCTGCAGAGTATGAGGAGAGAGCAGCTCAAGCTGTTTGCTGCACCGTTTGAGAGAAAAGCTACTTGTGGGCTTCTCAACAATTCATACAGGTGGGGGACTCCAACCGCAACGCGGCCAACTCAATACTCTTGGTCTGAAGCTTTTCACATTCCTGTCACCAAAATCTCAGAAGAAGCTAGCTATGGGGAGGACTTTGGTTCTCTCAG GGGAGTGATGGAGGAATTTGCAGCAGCCATGTCAAACCTGGCAAATTTGCTTGCTGGGATTCTAGCGAACAATCTGGGACACCAAAAGGAATCGTTAGAAGACATTTGTGACTCGAGCACTTGCTTTCTTCGATTGAATCGCTACCCGGCTTGTCCAATATCCCCAGAGATGTTTGGCTTGGTGCCTCACACTGACAGTGATTTCCTCACAATTCTTTGCCAAGACCAAGTAGGAGGACTTCAGCTCATGAAAGATTCCAAATGGGTTGCTGTGAAACCCAATCCAGACGCACTTATCGTTAACATTGGAGATCTTTTTcag GCGTGGAGCAATGATGTGTACAAAAGTGTGGAGCACAAGGTGATGGCAAACGAGAAGATGGAACGCTACTCAATCGCCTACTTCATGTGCCCTTCCTATGATTCCTTAATTGGGAGTTGCAGCAGCACATCTCCAGAATCTTCTTCCGTCTATAGAAAGTTCACTTTTCGAGAATACAGGAACCAAATTCAACAGGATGTTCAGAAACTTGGCCACAAAGTTGGCCTCTCaagatttcttcttcaataa